In Desulfovibrio sp. 86, the following proteins share a genomic window:
- a CDS encoding NADH-quinone oxidoreductase subunit 5 family protein: MNTLVFCCVALPFIVALVLYFTQLDRTRKLLVPAAVAVMALAAVIMGSYGTFRLEAESFCGIPLDSLFSLLDLLLLLYILGLGWKLGSRTVMGMTALQLVGLLYLKFVLADGAAPITAFAPDGLSLIMVIIISVVGGLITIYGLGYMDIHEEHLHLRVSRKPRFFAIIFCFLGAMNGLVLSNNLSWMFFFWEVTTLCSYLLISHDQTQEANANAYRALWMNVLGGLAFVSAMLFVQKSLGTLSTEIVLQKMTAMDVKSTAMLLPFAFFCLAAFTKSAQVPFESWLCGAMVAPTPVSALLHSATMVKAGTYLLLRMAPAFADTTMSTIVALFGAFTFVGTCILAVSQSNAKKILAYSTIANLGLIIACVGINTAASMMAATTIIIYHSVSKGLLFMCVGAIEQRIGSRDIEDMRGLYSKMPRTAIITAIGIFTMMLPPFGMLIGKWMAIEAIARATQAMTPIIFFIALGSAFTVLFWARWAGILVSSANLHERPVHGNPKASVMFALRSLCGLAIVFSFFSPMVLKTFVEPSVAGVYARFGLKPEGFIPGASLTGGAGYFWIYMLFILLGLGAWLAWRVARKVPNGAHTQPYFSGLTQEQAGQIGFKGPMNAFEPVRLSNFYLSQYFGEGTITRAIDIISTAFLIVLVGGLL; this comes from the coding sequence ATGAATACACTTGTTTTTTGCTGTGTGGCGCTGCCTTTCATTGTAGCGCTTGTACTCTATTTCACACAGCTTGACCGCACCCGCAAGCTTCTCGTGCCTGCAGCGGTTGCGGTAATGGCGCTGGCAGCCGTGATCATGGGATCTTACGGCACGTTCCGCCTGGAGGCGGAATCATTCTGCGGCATACCGCTGGACAGCCTGTTCAGCCTGCTTGATCTGTTGTTGCTGCTCTATATTCTGGGACTGGGCTGGAAACTCGGCAGCAGAACGGTCATGGGCATGACGGCGCTGCAACTGGTGGGCCTGCTCTATCTGAAGTTCGTTCTCGCGGACGGAGCAGCCCCCATCACGGCTTTTGCGCCTGATGGCCTTTCGCTTATCATGGTTATCATCATCTCCGTCGTGGGTGGTCTTATCACCATTTACGGCCTGGGCTATATGGATATTCATGAAGAACATCTGCATTTGCGCGTATCGCGCAAACCCCGTTTTTTCGCCATTATATTCTGTTTTCTTGGGGCCATGAATGGCCTGGTACTTTCCAACAATCTTTCGTGGATGTTCTTTTTCTGGGAAGTAACGACGCTCTGTTCCTATTTGCTTATCAGTCATGATCAGACGCAAGAAGCCAATGCCAATGCTTATCGCGCCTTGTGGATGAACGTTCTTGGTGGCCTCGCCTTTGTTTCGGCCATGCTTTTTGTCCAGAAGAGCCTCGGCACGCTGTCCACTGAAATCGTCCTGCAAAAAATGACGGCCATGGATGTAAAGAGCACGGCCATGCTGCTGCCTTTCGCCTTTTTCTGTCTGGCAGCCTTTACAAAGTCGGCCCAGGTGCCGTTTGAAAGCTGGCTGTGCGGAGCCATGGTGGCTCCCACTCCGGTTTCGGCCCTGCTGCACTCCGCCACCATGGTCAAGGCTGGCACCTATCTTTTGCTGCGCATGGCCCCGGCCTTTGCAGATACCACCATGTCCACCATTGTGGCGCTGTTCGGCGCATTCACCTTTGTGGGCACCTGCATTCTCGCGGTCAGTCAGAGTAACGCCAAAAAGATTCTGGCCTATTCCACCATCGCCAACCTTGGCCTGATTATCGCCTGTGTGGGCATAAACACCGCAGCGTCCATGATGGCGGCCACAACCATCATTATCTACCACTCCGTGTCCAAAGGCCTGCTCTTCATGTGCGTGGGCGCCATTGAACAGCGCATCGGTTCGCGCGATATCGAAGACATGCGCGGTCTGTACAGCAAGATGCCCCGCACGGCCATTATTACGGCCATTGGCATCTTTACAATGATGCTGCCGCCCTTCGGCATGCTCATAGGCAAGTGGATGGCCATTGAGGCCATCGCGCGCGCTACCCAGGCCATGACGCCCATCATCTTCTTCATTGCGCTGGGGTCGGCCTTCACGGTGCTGTTCTGGGCACGCTGGGCCGGCATTCTGGTTTCTTCGGCCAATCTGCACGAACGGCCGGTGCACGGTAATCCCAAGGCTTCGGTCATGTTCGCGCTGCGTTCGCTCTGCGGCCTTGCCATCGTGTTCTCCTTCTTTTCCCCGATGGTGCTGAAGACCTTTGTGGAACCTTCCGTTGCTGGCGTGTACGCCCGTTTCGGCCTCAAGCCCGAAGGCTTCATCCCCGGCGCGTCGCTCACGGGCGGTGCGGGGTATTTCTGGATATATATGCTCTTCATCCTGCTGGGCCTCGGAGCCTGGCTCGCCTGGCGGGTTGCCAGAAAGGTGCCCAACGGGGCGCACACGCAACCGTACTTCTCCGGCCTGACGCAGGAGCAGGCAGGGCAGATAGGCTTCAAGGGGCCCATGAACGCCTTTGAACCCGTGCGCCTGTCCAACTTCTATCTGTCTCAGTACTTTGGCGAAGGCACCATCACAAGGGCCATTGATATTATTTCCACGGCCTTTCTCATCGTCCTGGTAGGAGGTCTGCTCTGA
- a CDS encoding respiratory chain complex I subunit 1 family protein, which yields MLSILSAIGGLILSPLVGGLLTGVDRRVTARLQSRLGPPLLQPFYDVLKLFGKEAYVTNAWLVFSAYMTLISSALALLIFFMGGDLLLLFFVLTVGAVFQVVGALCVPSPYSNIGAQRELLLMLAYEPILILVFVGFAMCTGSFSIEAVFAQDQPLLLKMPLLFLALGYALTIKLRKSPFDISASHHGHQELVKGVQTEYSGPFLGIIEVAHWLDLILILGLCAMFWHTSVIGMATLVVASLFTEILIDNVTARLTWQWMVQKKSLLLGMGLALVNLLWLYVA from the coding sequence ATGCTGTCCATCCTCAGTGCTATCGGCGGATTGATCTTGTCGCCCCTGGTAGGGGGGCTGCTGACCGGGGTGGACCGTCGCGTCACGGCGCGCCTGCAATCGCGTCTTGGGCCGCCTCTGCTTCAGCCTTTTTATGATGTGCTCAAACTGTTCGGCAAAGAAGCCTACGTCACCAACGCGTGGCTGGTTTTCAGCGCCTATATGACGCTTATTTCCTCGGCTCTGGCCCTGCTCATCTTCTTTATGGGCGGCGACCTGCTGTTGTTGTTCTTCGTGCTCACGGTGGGCGCGGTCTTTCAGGTGGTGGGCGCGCTGTGCGTGCCCTCGCCGTACAGCAACATTGGCGCACAGCGCGAACTTTTGCTCATGCTGGCCTATGAGCCCATTCTCATTCTGGTGTTTGTGGGCTTTGCCATGTGCACGGGTTCCTTCTCAATTGAAGCCGTCTTTGCGCAGGATCAGCCCCTGCTGCTCAAGATGCCCTTGCTGTTCCTGGCTCTCGGCTATGCCCTGACCATCAAGCTGCGCAAGTCGCCCTTTGATATCTCGGCCAGCCATCACGGCCATCAGGAACTGGTCAAGGGCGTGCAGACCGAATATTCGGGGCCGTTCCTGGGCATCATTGAAGTGGCCCACTGGCTTGACCTGATACTCATTCTCGGGCTTTGCGCCATGTTCTGGCATACCAGCGTCATTGGCATGGCCACGCTGGTGGTCGCCTCGCTGTTCACGGAAATTCTCATCGATAACGTCACGGCCCGGCTCACCTGGCAGTGGATGGTGCAGAAGAAGTCTCTGCTGCTCGGCATGGGATTGGCCCTGGTTAATCTGTTATGGCTGTATGTGGCGTAA
- a CDS encoding NADH-quinone oxidoreductase subunit C → MFFEAKDVTPETLLAEVQRLANAKCRFVTMSQTVVDENTLRLFYHFDENLTMSDLRHNAELCMWAPTDAKGMVHLRMDVNKDAPIPSISSIYFCAVLIENETQDQFGVRFAGLPLDYQGGMYLEGEVTHAPYFTMTTVRRPAAAAKDDAKAESAKGDQA, encoded by the coding sequence ATGTTTTTTGAAGCCAAAGACGTGACGCCCGAGACGCTGCTTGCTGAAGTGCAGCGCCTGGCCAACGCCAAATGTCGTTTTGTCACCATGTCGCAGACGGTTGTTGACGAGAACACCCTGCGGCTGTTCTATCACTTTGACGAAAACCTCACCATGTCCGACCTGCGCCACAATGCGGAACTGTGCATGTGGGCGCCCACGGACGCCAAGGGCATGGTGCATCTGCGTATGGACGTGAACAAGGACGCGCCCATCCCGAGCATCAGTTCCATATACTTTTGCGCGGTGCTCATTGAAAACGAGACTCAGGACCAGTTTGGCGTGCGTTTTGCGGGCCTGCCCCTGGACTACCAGGGCGGCATGTATCTGGAAGGCGAAGTGACCCACGCCCCGTATTTCACTATGACCACCGTCCGGCGTCCCGCCGCGGCTGCCAAGGATGACGCCAAGGCAGAATCCGCCAAAGGAGATCAGGCATGA
- a CDS encoding hydrogenase large subunit, with protein MSNRTTVIPFGPQHPVLPEPLHIKFVVEDETVVGAIPQLGFVHRGLESLVRTKDYNQMVFVVERICGICSCIHANCYCNAIEDMMGITAPPRAQFLRVIWSELHRIHSHLLWLGLFADSFGFESVFQQFWRIREHVMDICEATAGNRVILSVNVVGGVRRDLAPDQIRWMLGRLDELQKGMRELTSTMLDDYTVQERTRGIGYLSKEDARLLGAAGPTLRGSGWEIDERMHGYAAYSDLNFIPVVENDGDCYARSKVRFYEVLHAMDLIREALNRLPESELTVKVPGNPDGESVFRVEQPRGELFYYIRANGTKYLERMRVRTPTFANVPPLLHMLPGCKLPDVPVIVLSIDPCISCTER; from the coding sequence ATGAGCAACCGCACCACAGTGATTCCTTTCGGGCCGCAGCATCCTGTGCTGCCCGAACCTCTGCACATCAAGTTTGTGGTGGAGGACGAAACCGTTGTGGGGGCCATTCCCCAGCTCGGCTTCGTGCACCGCGGCCTGGAAAGCCTCGTGCGCACCAAGGACTATAACCAGATGGTTTTTGTGGTGGAGCGTATTTGCGGCATCTGTTCCTGCATCCACGCCAACTGCTACTGCAACGCCATTGAAGACATGATGGGCATCACGGCGCCGCCGCGCGCCCAGTTTTTGCGGGTCATCTGGTCGGAACTGCACCGCATCCATTCGCATCTCTTGTGGCTGGGCCTTTTTGCGGACTCCTTCGGCTTTGAAAGCGTGTTCCAGCAGTTCTGGCGCATCCGCGAGCATGTCATGGATATTTGCGAGGCCACGGCGGGCAACCGCGTGATCCTGTCGGTCAACGTGGTGGGCGGCGTGCGCCGCGACCTCGCCCCCGACCAGATCCGCTGGATGCTTGGCCGCCTGGACGAACTGCAAAAGGGCATGCGCGAACTCACCAGCACCATGCTGGATGACTATACCGTGCAGGAACGCACACGCGGCATAGGCTACCTCAGCAAGGAAGACGCCCGCCTGCTGGGCGCTGCCGGCCCCACCCTGCGCGGCAGCGGATGGGAAATCGACGAACGCATGCACGGCTACGCAGCTTACAGCGACCTCAACTTCATCCCTGTGGTGGAAAACGACGGCGACTGCTACGCACGTTCCAAGGTGCGCTTCTATGAAGTGCTGCACGCAATGGATCTTATCCGCGAAGCACTGAACCGCCTGCCGGAGAGCGAGCTTACCGTCAAGGTGCCCGGCAATCCTGATGGTGAATCCGTCTTCCGCGTGGAACAGCCCAGAGGCGAACTGTTCTACTACATTCGCGCCAACGGCACCAAGTATCTGGAACGCATGCGGGTGCGTACGCCAACATTCGCCAACGTCCCGCCCCTGTTGCACATGTTGCCGGGCTGCAAACTGCCCGACGTGCCGGTCATAGTGCTCAGCATAGACCCGTGCATCTCCTGCACAGAGAGGTAG
- a CDS encoding 4Fe-4S binding protein yields MYMLKNVLRNLSGKPSTRLYPLEEREPFPAYRGVITNDVERCIFCSTCAKVCPTDAITVDAKAGQWVYDPFLCVYCSACVEKCPTKCLMQVPTHRKPSVTKFRVLRTGTPRVKKSAGAKAKGEGSAKDKTESE; encoded by the coding sequence ATGTACATGCTTAAAAACGTATTGCGCAACCTGTCGGGCAAGCCCTCCACGCGGTTGTATCCGCTGGAAGAGCGTGAACCCTTCCCGGCTTACAGGGGCGTAATAACCAATGATGTTGAAAGGTGCATATTCTGCAGTACCTGCGCAAAGGTTTGTCCCACGGACGCCATCACCGTGGACGCCAAGGCAGGACAATGGGTGTATGACCCCTTCCTGTGCGTATACTGCTCGGCCTGTGTGGAAAAATGCCCCACCAAATGCCTGATGCAGGTTCCAACGCACCGCAAACCCTCGGTAACCAAGTTCCGGGTCTTGCGCACGGGCACGCCGCGCGTCAAGAAAAGCGCCGGAGCCAAGGCCAAGGGAGAGGGCAGCGCCAAGGACAAGACTGAAAGCGAATAG